Proteins from a genomic interval of Oncorhynchus clarkii lewisi isolate Uvic-CL-2024 chromosome 13, UVic_Ocla_1.0, whole genome shotgun sequence:
- the LOC139423969 gene encoding nucleolar protein 12-like yields MKNMKNWNKKEKGKHEKFKKREKCVVMFNDNERQDYLTGFHKRKVERRKAAVVEIQTKIKEEQKRVKEERHKEYLKLLQERNEALDEDDDDEEDELEDVITGTTESVQYDHPNHTVTVTTISDLDLTGASLFAPETNQVTEEEKKEVEEQEKMSAMPKKSGNPILNKKICSLNASLHAHQTQRKGSRKGKQEGKGRGRPTDKKPCATDKKGRIEKNRVGRTSKKQRRRLTGKRVHHKE; encoded by the exons ATGAAAAACATGAAGAACTGGAACAAAAAGGAAAAGGGGAAGCATGAGAAATTTAAGAAAAGAGAGAAATGTGTGGTCATGTTCAACGATAACGAGCGACA GGATTATCTGACAGGATTCCACAAGagaaaggtggagaggaggaaagcAGCAGTGGTGGAAATCCAGACCAAGATaaaggaggagcagaagagagtCAAAGAAGAG AGACACAAGGAGTATTTGAAGTTGCTGCAGGAAAGAAACGAGGCTCTCG atgaggatgatgatgatgaagaagatGAATTGGAGGATGTAATAACGGGCACAACTGAGTCTGTACAGTACGATCACCCCAACCATACTGTTACCGTAACAACCATCAGTGACCTTGACCTCACGGGGGCCAGCCTCTTTGCGCCAGAAACCAATCAG GTTactgaggaggagaagaaggaggtggaggagcaggAGAAAATGAGTGCTATGCCAAAGAAATCTGGGAATCCGATCCTCAATAAAAA aATCTGCTCACTGAACGCCTCGCTCCACGCTCACCAGACGCAGCGGAAGGGAAGCAGGAAGGGGAAACAGGAAGGCAAAGGACGAGGCCGGCCAACAGACAAGAAGCCATGTGCCACAGACAAGAAGGGCAGAATTGAAAAGAACAGAGTTGGGAGGACCAGCAAGAAGCAAAGACGCAGACTGACTGGGAAGAGGGTACATCACAAGGAATGA
- the LOC139364849 gene encoding TRIO and F-actin-binding protein-like isoform X1 — translation MTPDLLNFKKGWMSKLDENGEWKKHWFVLTDAGLRYYRDSGAEEKDDLDGEVDLKSCVKVSEFDVEKNYGFQIQTREAVVTMSAMTAGIRRNWIEVLRKSVRPSSSPDLTQLPDSSSDKENSRSLASTHRPPSRHGDAGSEITTSSVRRFDCVELSPVPIPSSPLPATQREAGEGQGREHAQWQKERSRDVTSSTWEQVLSRKGPGVGSDPRIRAEEEIEKKWAEFERLPLKEMRSLLPMGSRSSHPANEALQREVASLRQQLERLQGGGCGGERVGGGSCGREATCGRSLQAMERAHKQVLEELQKQHARETRELERDRDRVLREETQDTAKVMETLKKAHKEELEREVEKAKRLGGGSANTQTLRTQQQLETQALQRELSGLSERYSQKCLELNRAEQNNGEREKDITRKESELEQLRKENQDLQACLTEEISRMHSIVTGQGSEGVSHNNQDRPSCELEVLLRVKENEVQYLHKEISCLRNELQFLNTEKQSACERYKEVHGELSGMKRRSEREIQSLREHLRLAMVALQEGQKLGNSLEH, via the exons ATGACG CCCGACCTCCTTAACTTCAAGAAGGGATGGATGTCAAAACTGGATGAGAATGGAGAG TGGAAGAAGCACTGGTTTGTGTTGACCGATGCTGGTCTGAGGTACTACagagactctggggcggaggag AAGGATGATCTGGACGGGGAGGTTGACCTGAAGTCTTGTGTAAAAGTGTCTGAGTTTGATGTAGAGAAGAACTATGGATTTCAAATACAG ACGAGGGAGGCAGTTGTCACAATGTCAGCTATGACTGCAGGGATCAGGAGGAACTGGATTGAGGTTCTGAGGAAGAGTGTTCGGCCCAGCAGCTCTCCAGACCTTACACA ACTGCCTGACAGCAGTAGTGACAAGGAGAACTCTCGCTCCCTGGCCTCCACTCATCGACCACCTTCTCGCCACGGTGATGCTGGATCAGAAATCACCACCTCCTCTGTACGCCGATTTGACTGTGTTGAACTGTCACCAGTGCCCATCCCCTCCAGCCCTCTGCCAGCCActcagagagaggcaggggaggggCAGGGCAGGGAGCACGCCCAATGgcagaaggagaggagcagagatgtGACCAGTAGCACATGGGAGCAGGTGCTGTCGAGGAAAGGGCCGGGTGTAGGCTCAGACCCCAGGATAAGAGCAGAGGAGGAAATTGAGAAAAAGTGGGCAGAGTTTGAGCGGCTGCCACTAAAGGAGATGAGGTCACTACTGCCAATGGGCTCACGGTCCAGCCATCCAGCCAATGAGGCGCTGCAGAGGGAG GTGGCGTCTCTGAGGCAGCAGCTGGAGCGTTTGCAGGGAGGAGGGTGTGGTGGGGAAAGGGTGGGGGGAGGTAGCTGTGGTCGGGAGGCTACGTGCGGCCGCAGCCTTCAGGCCATGGAGCGGGCCCACAAACAGGTCCTGGAGGAGCTGCAGAAGCAGCATGCCCGCGAGACCCGAGAGCTGGAGAGGGACCGGGACCGGGTGCTGAGGGAGGAGACCCAGGACACAGCAAAAG TTATGGAGACACTGAAGAAGGCCCACAaggaggagctggagagagaggtggagaaggcaAAGAGGCTTGGTGGAGGGAGTGCCAACACACAGACCCTACGCACACAGCAGCA GTTAGAGACCCAGGCCCTGCAGAGGGagctgtctggcctgtctgaGAGGTACTCCCAGAAGTGTCTGGAGCTGAACAGGGCTGAGCAGAACaacggggagagggagaaagacattACTCGCAAGGAGAGCGAGCTGGAACAGCTGAGGAAAGAGAACCAG gacCTACAGGCCTGTTTGACAGAGGAGATCAGCCGCATGCACTCCATCGTCACGGGCCAGGGGTCGGAGGGTGTTTCCCATAACAACCAGGACAGGCCGTCCTGTGAGCTGGAG GTTCTTCTCAGGGTGAAGGAGAATGAGGTGCAGTACTTGCACAAGGAGATCAGCTGTCTGAGGAACGAACTTCAGTTCCTGAACACG GAGAAGCAGTCGGCCTGTGAGCGGTATAAAGAGGTGCACGGGGAGCTGAGTGGTATGAAGCGCAGGAGCGAGCGGGAGATCCAGAGCCTTAGGGAGCACCTGAGATTGGCCATGGTTGCCCTGCAGGAGGGCCAGAAACTAGGCAACAGCCTGGAACACTGA
- the LOC139364849 gene encoding TRIO and F-actin-binding protein-like isoform X2 has protein sequence MSAMTAGIRRNWIEVLRKSVRPSSSPDLTQLPDSSSDKENSRSLASTHRPPSRHGDAGSEITTSSVRRFDCVELSPVPIPSSPLPATQREAGEGQGREHAQWQKERSRDVTSSTWEQVLSRKGPGVGSDPRIRAEEEIEKKWAEFERLPLKEMRSLLPMGSRSSHPANEALQREVASLRQQLERLQGGGCGGERVGGGSCGREATCGRSLQAMERAHKQVLEELQKQHARETRELERDRDRVLREETQDTAKVMETLKKAHKEELEREVEKAKRLGGGSANTQTLRTQQQLETQALQRELSGLSERYSQKCLELNRAEQNNGEREKDITRKESELEQLRKENQDLQACLTEEISRMHSIVTGQGSEGVSHNNQDRPSCELEVLLRVKENEVQYLHKEISCLRNELQFLNTEKQSACERYKEVHGELSGMKRRSEREIQSLREHLRLAMVALQEGQKLGNSLEH, from the exons ATGTCAGCTATGACTGCAGGGATCAGGAGGAACTGGATTGAGGTTCTGAGGAAGAGTGTTCGGCCCAGCAGCTCTCCAGACCTTACACA ACTGCCTGACAGCAGTAGTGACAAGGAGAACTCTCGCTCCCTGGCCTCCACTCATCGACCACCTTCTCGCCACGGTGATGCTGGATCAGAAATCACCACCTCCTCTGTACGCCGATTTGACTGTGTTGAACTGTCACCAGTGCCCATCCCCTCCAGCCCTCTGCCAGCCActcagagagaggcaggggaggggCAGGGCAGGGAGCACGCCCAATGgcagaaggagaggagcagagatgtGACCAGTAGCACATGGGAGCAGGTGCTGTCGAGGAAAGGGCCGGGTGTAGGCTCAGACCCCAGGATAAGAGCAGAGGAGGAAATTGAGAAAAAGTGGGCAGAGTTTGAGCGGCTGCCACTAAAGGAGATGAGGTCACTACTGCCAATGGGCTCACGGTCCAGCCATCCAGCCAATGAGGCGCTGCAGAGGGAG GTGGCGTCTCTGAGGCAGCAGCTGGAGCGTTTGCAGGGAGGAGGGTGTGGTGGGGAAAGGGTGGGGGGAGGTAGCTGTGGTCGGGAGGCTACGTGCGGCCGCAGCCTTCAGGCCATGGAGCGGGCCCACAAACAGGTCCTGGAGGAGCTGCAGAAGCAGCATGCCCGCGAGACCCGAGAGCTGGAGAGGGACCGGGACCGGGTGCTGAGGGAGGAGACCCAGGACACAGCAAAAG TTATGGAGACACTGAAGAAGGCCCACAaggaggagctggagagagaggtggagaaggcaAAGAGGCTTGGTGGAGGGAGTGCCAACACACAGACCCTACGCACACAGCAGCA GTTAGAGACCCAGGCCCTGCAGAGGGagctgtctggcctgtctgaGAGGTACTCCCAGAAGTGTCTGGAGCTGAACAGGGCTGAGCAGAACaacggggagagggagaaagacattACTCGCAAGGAGAGCGAGCTGGAACAGCTGAGGAAAGAGAACCAG gacCTACAGGCCTGTTTGACAGAGGAGATCAGCCGCATGCACTCCATCGTCACGGGCCAGGGGTCGGAGGGTGTTTCCCATAACAACCAGGACAGGCCGTCCTGTGAGCTGGAG GTTCTTCTCAGGGTGAAGGAGAATGAGGTGCAGTACTTGCACAAGGAGATCAGCTGTCTGAGGAACGAACTTCAGTTCCTGAACACG GAGAAGCAGTCGGCCTGTGAGCGGTATAAAGAGGTGCACGGGGAGCTGAGTGGTATGAAGCGCAGGAGCGAGCGGGAGATCCAGAGCCTTAGGGAGCACCTGAGATTGGCCATGGTTGCCCTGCAGGAGGGCCAGAAACTAGGCAACAGCCTGGAACACTGA